The Triticum aestivum cultivar Chinese Spring chromosome 3A, IWGSC CS RefSeq v2.1, whole genome shotgun sequence genome includes a region encoding these proteins:
- the LOC123058092 gene encoding rapid alkalinization factor, producing the protein MARIGVALLALLVAAAAVACLPAPASAGEQDSMLLTRAATCDGAVGECGVDEDEEMGTGAYGTGEALRRSLARKPTARYISYAALRADQVPCNKRDKSYYTNCGSMQQANPYTRGCSAITRCARNMN; encoded by the coding sequence ATGGCCCGGATCGGCGTCGccctgctcgcgctcctggtggccgcCGCGGCGGTGGCGTGCCTGCCGGCCCCGGCCTCCGCGGGCGAGCAGGACTCCATGCTGCTGACGCGCGCGGCGACCTGCGACGGCGCCGTCGGGGAGTGCGGCGtggacgaggacgaggagatgggcacgggcgCCTACGGCACCGGCGAGGCCCTGCGCCGGTCGCTGGCGCGCAAGCCGACGGCCAGGTACATCAGCTACGCGGCCCTGCGCGCCGACCAGGTCCCCTGCAACAAGCGCGACAAGTCCTACTACACCAACTGCGGCTCGATGCAGCAGGCCAACCCCTACACGCGCGGCTGCTCCGCCATCACGCGCTGCGCGCGCAACATGAACTGA